The Leclercia sp. S52 genome has a segment encoding these proteins:
- the tssC gene encoding type VI secretion system contractile sheath large subunit yields MLMSVNTETGSAQGQTTVLEKEGVYASLFEKINLTPASSLGDINAFLDDAALADAPAGERLTAAMQVFMDCIRKSGQQVEKLDKTLIDHHIAELDFQISRQLDAVMHHEEFQKVESLWRGLKQLVDNTDYRQNVKTEILDVSKDDLRQDFEDAPELIQSGLYWHTYTAEYDTPGGEPIGSVISSWEFDASPQDVALLRNISKVSAAAHMPFIGSVGPKFFLKESMEEVAAIKDIGNYFDRAEYIKWKSFRDTDDSRYIGLVMPRVLGRLPYGPDTVPVRSFNYVEQVKGPDHEKYLWTSASFAFASNMVKSFINNGWCVQIRGPQAGGAVKDLPIHLYDLGTGNQVKIPSEVMIPETREFEFANLGFIPLSYYKNRDYACFFSANSTQKPALYDTADATANSRINARLPYIFLLSRIAHYLKLIQRENIGTTKDRRLLELELNTWVRGLVTEMAGSMLTFSLDSDLDVIPGYDHAEPEKTFPPLFELITVLLEASLPSRVIALEMSRPDDQTWKTGYAFHNGQR; encoded by the coding sequence ATGCTGATGTCTGTAAATACTGAAACGGGTTCTGCTCAGGGGCAAACCACCGTACTGGAAAAAGAGGGCGTTTACGCCTCCCTGTTTGAAAAAATTAACCTCACCCCGGCGTCCAGCCTCGGGGATATTAATGCGTTTCTGGATGATGCTGCGCTGGCAGATGCGCCTGCGGGCGAGCGCCTGACGGCTGCGATGCAGGTCTTTATGGACTGTATCCGTAAATCCGGCCAGCAGGTGGAAAAGCTCGACAAAACGCTGATCGACCATCATATCGCAGAGCTGGATTTTCAAATCAGCCGCCAGCTGGATGCGGTGATGCACCATGAAGAATTCCAGAAGGTGGAGTCCCTGTGGCGCGGCCTGAAGCAGCTGGTCGACAATACCGACTATCGTCAGAACGTGAAAACAGAAATTCTGGATGTGTCCAAAGACGATCTGCGCCAGGACTTTGAAGATGCGCCGGAGCTGATCCAGAGCGGTCTATACTGGCACACCTATACCGCTGAGTACGATACCCCGGGCGGCGAGCCGATTGGTTCGGTGATCTCCTCCTGGGAGTTTGACGCCAGCCCGCAGGACGTGGCGCTGCTGCGCAACATCTCCAAAGTCTCCGCCGCGGCGCATATGCCGTTTATCGGATCGGTCGGACCAAAATTCTTCCTGAAAGAGTCGATGGAAGAGGTGGCGGCCATTAAAGATATTGGCAACTACTTCGACCGTGCCGAGTACATTAAATGGAAATCCTTCCGTGATACCGACGATTCCCGCTATATCGGGCTGGTAATGCCGCGCGTGCTAGGGCGCCTGCCGTATGGCCCGGACACCGTGCCGGTGCGCAGCTTTAACTACGTTGAGCAGGTGAAGGGCCCGGATCACGAGAAATACCTCTGGACCAGCGCGTCCTTTGCCTTTGCCTCCAACATGGTGAAGAGCTTTATCAATAACGGCTGGTGCGTGCAGATCCGTGGCCCGCAGGCCGGTGGCGCAGTGAAAGACCTGCCGATCCATTTGTACGATCTGGGTACCGGCAACCAGGTGAAGATCCCGTCTGAGGTGATGATCCCGGAAACCCGCGAGTTTGAATTCGCCAATCTCGGCTTCATCCCGCTGTCGTACTATAAAAACCGCGATTACGCCTGTTTCTTCTCGGCCAACTCAACGCAGAAACCGGCGCTGTATGACACTGCCGATGCCACGGCCAACAGCCGCATCAACGCGCGTCTGCCTTATATCTTCCTGCTGTCCCGTATCGCGCACTACCTGAAGCTGATCCAGCGCGAAAATATCGGTACCACCAAGGATCGTCGCCTGCTGGAACTGGAGCTCAACACCTGGGTGCGCGGACTGGTGACCGAGATGGCGGGCAGTATGCTGACGTTTTCTCTCGACAGCGATCTGGATGTTATTCCCGGCTATGACCATGCCGAACCAGAAAAAACGTTTCCGCCACTGTTTGAACTGATCACCGTCTTACTGGAAGCCAGCCTGCCGTCCCGCGTGATCGCATTGGAGATGTCACGTCCGGACGATCAGACATGGAAAACCGGGTACGCCTTTCACAACGGGCAACGCTAG
- a CDS encoding peptide ABC transporter substrate-binding protein gives MKHPVSLICSALWLCGLSSYSFAADVPSGTTLAPKQELVRHIKDEPASLDPAKAVGLPEIQVIRDLFEGLVNQNEKGELVPGVATRWQSNDNRAWTFTLRENAQWSDGTPVTAQDFVYSWQRLVDPKTTSPFAWFAALAGISNAQAIIDGKATPDKLGVTAVDNRTLRVQLDKPLPWFANLAASFAFYPVQKANVESGAEWTRPGALVGNGAYILKDRVVNEKLVVERNSHYWDNDKTVLQKVTFIPINQESSATKRYLANDIDITESFPKNLYQKLLKDIPGQVYTPPQLGTYYYAFNTQKGPTADARVRLALSMTIDRRIMAEKVLGTGEKPAWHFTPDVTAGFTPEPSPFEQMSQEEMNAQAKTLLQAAGYNAQKPLKLTLLYNTSENHQKIAIAVASMWKKNLGVDVKLQNQEWKTYIDSRNTGNFDVIRASWVGDYNEPSTFLSLLTSTHTGNISRFNDPAYDKVINQASLETTAKARNADYNTAEKILAEKAPIAPIYQYTNGRLIKPWVKGYPINNPEDVAYSRTMYIEKH, from the coding sequence ATGAAGCATCCGGTTTCGTTGATTTGTTCTGCCCTGTGGTTGTGTGGCCTCTCTTCTTATTCCTTTGCTGCGGATGTGCCTTCCGGAACGACGCTGGCGCCAAAGCAGGAGCTGGTGCGTCATATTAAAGATGAACCCGCTTCACTGGATCCCGCCAAAGCGGTGGGGCTGCCCGAGATTCAGGTGATCCGCGATCTGTTCGAAGGCCTCGTTAATCAGAACGAAAAGGGCGAACTGGTACCGGGTGTGGCCACCCGCTGGCAGAGTAACGATAACCGCGCCTGGACCTTCACCTTGCGCGAGAACGCCCAATGGTCCGACGGTACCCCCGTCACCGCACAGGATTTTGTCTACAGCTGGCAGCGTCTGGTCGATCCGAAAACGACGTCGCCGTTTGCCTGGTTTGCGGCGCTGGCCGGGATCAGTAACGCGCAGGCTATCATCGACGGCAAGGCCACACCGGATAAGTTGGGCGTGACCGCCGTGGATAACAGAACCCTGCGCGTCCAGCTGGATAAACCGCTGCCGTGGTTTGCCAACCTGGCGGCAAGCTTCGCCTTCTATCCGGTACAAAAAGCTAACGTGGAGAGTGGCGCGGAGTGGACCCGCCCTGGTGCGCTGGTGGGCAATGGGGCCTATATCCTGAAAGACCGGGTGGTGAACGAGAAACTGGTCGTCGAGCGCAACAGTCACTACTGGGATAATGATAAAACGGTGCTGCAGAAAGTGACCTTTATCCCGATCAACCAGGAGTCGTCTGCCACCAAGCGCTATCTGGCGAACGATATCGACATCACCGAGTCATTCCCGAAAAACCTCTACCAGAAGCTGCTGAAGGACATTCCGGGCCAGGTCTATACGCCACCGCAGCTGGGCACCTATTATTACGCCTTCAACACCCAGAAAGGCCCTACGGCGGATGCACGGGTGCGTCTGGCGCTGAGCATGACCATCGACCGGCGGATCATGGCGGAGAAAGTGCTGGGCACCGGCGAAAAACCGGCATGGCACTTCACACCGGACGTGACCGCAGGTTTTACTCCTGAGCCCTCACCCTTTGAACAGATGAGCCAGGAAGAGATGAACGCGCAGGCCAAAACGCTGCTGCAGGCAGCAGGCTATAACGCACAAAAACCGCTTAAGCTGACGCTGCTATACAACACCTCGGAAAACCACCAGAAGATCGCCATCGCTGTGGCGTCGATGTGGAAAAAGAATCTCGGCGTCGACGTGAAGCTGCAAAACCAGGAGTGGAAAACTTATATCGACAGCCGTAACACCGGTAATTTCGATGTGATCCGCGCCTCGTGGGTTGGGGACTATAACGAGCCGTCGACTTTCCTCTCGCTGCTGACCTCCACGCATACCGGCAATATTTCCCGCTTCAACGATCCGGCCTATGACAAGGTGATTAATCAGGCGTCGCTGGAGACCACCGCGAAGGCCCGTAACGCGGATTACAATACGGCAGAGAAAATCCTTGCGGAAAAAGCGCCGATCGCGCCGATCTATCAGTATACCAACGGGCGTTTAATCAAACCCTGGGTGAAAGGGTATCCAATTAATAACCCGGAAGACGTGGCGTACAGCCGCACAATGTATATCGAGAAGCATTGA
- the mpaA gene encoding murein tripeptide amidase MpaA has protein sequence MSLTRPRTERGAFPPGTEHYGRSFLGAPLIWFPAPQADRNSGLIIAGTHGDENSSIVTLSCALRTLAPELRRHHVVLTVNPDGCQLGLRANARGVDLNRNFPAANWREGETVYRWNSAAQDRDVVLLTGDKPGSEPETEALCHLIHKLHPAWVVSFHDPLACIEDPGHTALGRWLADAFSLPLVTSVGYETPGSFGSWCADLSLHCITAEFPPISSDEASEKYLRAMTDLLRWEPQR, from the coding sequence ATGTCCCTTACTCGCCCAAGAACGGAACGTGGCGCTTTCCCGCCTGGAACTGAACACTATGGCCGTTCATTCCTCGGCGCGCCCTTGATCTGGTTCCCGGCACCGCAGGCCGATCGCAACAGCGGCCTGATCATTGCGGGCACCCATGGTGATGAAAACTCCTCCATCGTGACCCTCTCCTGCGCCCTGCGCACCCTGGCCCCTGAACTGCGTCGACATCATGTTGTTTTGACCGTCAACCCGGACGGCTGTCAGCTGGGATTGCGCGCCAACGCCCGCGGCGTGGATTTGAACCGTAACTTCCCGGCGGCCAACTGGCGTGAAGGCGAGACGGTCTACCGCTGGAACAGTGCAGCTCAGGATCGGGATGTGGTGTTGCTCACCGGGGATAAACCCGGCTCAGAACCGGAGACGGAGGCGCTGTGTCACCTGATCCATAAACTGCATCCGGCCTGGGTGGTATCGTTTCACGATCCGCTGGCCTGCATTGAAGATCCAGGTCATACCGCGCTTGGGCGCTGGCTGGCGGATGCGTTTTCGCTGCCGCTGGTCACCAGCGTGGGCTATGAAACGCCGGGTTCGTTTGGCAGCTGGTGTGCCGATTTAAGCCTGCACTGCATCACCGCCGAGTTCCCGCCGATCTCGTCCGACGAGGCCAGCGAGAAATACCTGAGAGCAATGACCGATCTGCTGCGCTGGGAACCTCAAAGATGA